The following coding sequences are from one Leptospira mayottensis 200901116 window:
- a CDS encoding TetR/AcrR family transcriptional regulator, with the protein MIRKKTKAHKETGKSQQTRSLLFKTAILLFQKEGYDKTTMRIVAQKVGLSVGASYYHFKTKEEIVLEFYRTTQEEANIQNIEFSKTDFDLKARVKNIIRFKLEQFRGYEKFLHVLSRNGGDPNHPLSPFSEETRQIREDAISLFRDAISGSNNSFSSDLKQDLPFLFWLFQLGVIYVWLFDQSFHKRKTELLIDKGLDLIFQLLKLSSLPIFRSVRKSALSIIDLFKK; encoded by the coding sequence ATGATTCGGAAAAAGACCAAGGCACATAAAGAGACCGGGAAATCACAACAAACCAGGTCTCTTCTTTTTAAAACCGCAATTTTATTGTTTCAAAAGGAAGGTTATGACAAAACTACGATGCGAATCGTCGCCCAAAAGGTCGGCCTCTCTGTGGGAGCCTCTTACTATCACTTCAAAACGAAGGAGGAAATAGTTCTCGAGTTTTACAGAACAACTCAAGAAGAAGCAAATATTCAAAATATTGAATTTTCTAAAACCGATTTCGACCTCAAAGCGAGAGTGAAAAATATAATTCGATTCAAACTCGAGCAATTTAGGGGTTACGAAAAATTTTTACACGTCCTTTCACGAAACGGAGGGGACCCGAACCACCCTCTTTCCCCGTTTAGCGAGGAAACGCGACAAATTCGGGAAGATGCGATTTCTCTTTTTAGAGACGCAATTTCAGGTTCGAACAATTCTTTTTCTTCCGATTTAAAACAGGACCTTCCTTTTTTATTTTGGCTTTTTCAACTCGGAGTCATATACGTTTGGCTTTTCGACCAATCCTTCCATAAAAGAAAAACCGAACTTTTAATCGATAAAGGATTGGATCTCATATTCCAACTTTTGAAACTTTCCTCGTTGCCCATTTTTCGATCCGTCCGTAAGTCCGCGTTATCTATAATAGATTTATTCAAAAAATAA
- a CDS encoding PPK2 family polyphosphate kinase, giving the protein MRLKEIDTLPPKNKIKEKTLQKTEKYIRNLSHLQEKLYAQKKYSILVLLQGVDTSGKDGTIKHVFGGINPQGCYVKSWAKPNSEETQFDFLWRIHKFVPPKGMIYIHNRSHYEDVLMPNIQSKLSVKRIKERMKSIRDFEEHLSRENKTVILKFFLHISKKEQRERIQERLYNPNKNWKYDPSDQTTQDRWEDYQSAYEMILNDKNQIKEWNLIPSDKKWFRNYQVAKILCKELKKVVSLKNDQDHMQHR; this is encoded by the coding sequence ATGCGTCTAAAGGAAATAGACACTCTTCCGCCGAAAAATAAAATCAAAGAAAAGACTCTTCAAAAAACGGAGAAATACATTCGAAACCTTTCTCATCTTCAGGAAAAATTATATGCTCAGAAAAAATACTCGATTCTCGTTCTTCTGCAAGGAGTAGATACATCAGGCAAAGATGGAACGATAAAACACGTTTTTGGGGGAATCAATCCCCAAGGTTGTTATGTTAAATCCTGGGCAAAGCCGAATTCCGAAGAAACACAATTCGATTTCCTCTGGAGAATTCATAAATTTGTTCCTCCAAAAGGTATGATCTACATTCACAATCGTTCTCATTATGAGGACGTATTAATGCCTAACATCCAGAGCAAACTTTCAGTCAAAAGAATCAAAGAAAGAATGAAATCGATTCGGGATTTTGAGGAGCATCTTTCCAGAGAAAACAAAACCGTTATTCTAAAATTTTTCCTACATATTTCCAAAAAAGAACAGCGAGAAAGAATTCAAGAAAGGCTTTATAATCCAAATAAAAATTGGAAATACGATCCGTCCGATCAAACCACTCAGGATCGTTGGGAGGATTATCAATCTGCTTATGAAATGATCTTGAATGATAAAAATCAAATTAAGGAATGGAACCTAATTCCCTCAGATAAAAAGTGGTTCCGGAACTATCAAGTCGCAAAAATTCTTTGTAAGGAACTAAAAAAAGTCGTCTCCCTTAAAAACGATCAAGATCACATGCAACACCGATAA